In Deinococcus sp. QL22, the following are encoded in one genomic region:
- the lysW gene encoding lysine biosynthesis protein LysW → MTTIQFENPETGAMIELTNPELGELVIDDETGVEYEVVSVDPPRLAQAPQEAEDWGE, encoded by the coding sequence ATGACTACCATTCAATTTGAAAACCCAGAAACGGGTGCCATGATCGAACTGACCAACCCAGAACTGGGCGAACTCGTGATAGATGATGAAACAGGCGTGGAATACGAAGTGGTTTCTGTTGACCCGCCCCGGCTGGCGCAGGCCCCGCAGGAAGCTGAGGACTGGGGCGAGTGA
- a CDS encoding homoaconitate hydratase (catalyzes the formation of homoisocitrate from cis-homoaconitate), translating into MPRIWKFGDSVNTDDILPGKFAPFMAGEDVFQTFAFHYIRPEFAAEVRPGDLLIGGKNWGLGSSREYAPAALKKLQVGGIIAPSFARIHYRNLLNLGIPAFEADLTGSLNDGDEVSLDMATGRLTRGADVFQLPPAPEFLREALAEGSILAFFKKHGRFPGERSPGEHNPGEGQAQEQPSPIAP; encoded by the coding sequence ATGCCACGAATCTGGAAATTTGGCGACAGCGTGAATACCGACGACATCTTGCCCGGCAAGTTTGCTCCCTTTATGGCAGGCGAGGACGTCTTTCAGACGTTTGCGTTTCATTACATCCGGCCCGAATTTGCCGCCGAGGTGCGGCCCGGTGATCTGCTAATCGGGGGCAAAAATTGGGGCCTGGGCAGCAGCCGCGAATATGCTCCCGCCGCCCTGAAAAAGTTGCAGGTGGGCGGCATCATCGCCCCCAGCTTTGCCCGCATTCATTACCGCAACCTGCTGAATCTGGGCATTCCCGCCTTTGAGGCAGACCTGACTGGCAGCCTGAACGACGGCGATGAAGTGTCGCTGGACATGGCGACGGGTCGCCTGACACGCGGCGCAGATGTGTTCCAGTTGCCGCCCGCCCCCGAATTCCTGCGCGAAGCCTTGGCCGAGGGCAGCATTCTGGCCTTCTTCAAAAAGCATGGGCGCTTTCCGGGTGAGCGCAGTCCCGGTGAGCACAATCCAGGTGAAGGGCAGGCGCAAGAACAGCCCAGCCCCATTGCCCCGTAA
- a CDS encoding 3-isopropylmalate dehydratase large subunit → MTVPAPQPQTMAERILSVRGGKPVYAGDLAVVEVDQVMVVDSIAQSFIERMQRDLEAVPKYPERVSIVIDHVAPASTVSVAQAQKEAREYAAATGVRLFDVGRGICHQVLMEEGLARPGWIVLGSDSHSTTYGAVAAFGTGMGATDIALAAASGKTWLRVPESVKVTFTGNLQPGVSAKDAALEMIRVLGADGATYQSVEMHAGDRFSRGERMTLANLCVEAGAKAGLVVPGGEILTGYGYDIPEWVYPQPGANYVREVVLDLDALRPRMSAPNEVDNVHDVAALSAELRGMHVDQVFIGTCTNGRIEDLREAAAVLKGRKVAPGTRLLIIPASSQVMEQAMEDGTLLTLQRAGAALGTPGCGPCMGRHQGVLAPGEVCVSTSNRNFIGRMGDKDAKVYLASPAVAAATAVMGRIALPEDVLAVAGA, encoded by the coding sequence ATGACCGTCCCCGCCCCCCAGCCTCAAACGATGGCCGAACGCATTCTGTCGGTGCGCGGCGGGAAACCTGTATATGCCGGAGATTTGGCCGTCGTAGAGGTGGATCAGGTGATGGTGGTGGACTCTATCGCCCAGAGCTTTATCGAGCGGATGCAGCGCGACCTGGAGGCCGTGCCCAAGTACCCGGAGCGCGTGTCTATCGTCATTGACCATGTGGCCCCGGCGTCTACCGTCAGTGTGGCGCAGGCCCAGAAGGAAGCCCGCGAGTACGCCGCCGCGACGGGTGTGCGGCTCTTTGACGTGGGGCGCGGCATCTGCCACCAAGTCCTGATGGAAGAAGGCCTGGCCCGCCCCGGCTGGATCGTGCTGGGGTCTGACAGCCATTCCACGACTTACGGCGCGGTGGCGGCCTTTGGCACAGGCATGGGCGCCACCGACATCGCGCTGGCCGCCGCGAGTGGCAAGACGTGGCTGCGCGTGCCGGAGAGCGTCAAGGTCACGTTTACGGGCAACCTTCAGCCCGGCGTGAGTGCCAAAGACGCCGCGCTGGAAATGATCCGGGTGCTGGGCGCAGACGGAGCCACCTATCAGAGTGTGGAGATGCACGCTGGAGACCGCTTCTCACGCGGCGAACGCATGACGCTGGCGAACCTGTGCGTGGAGGCGGGTGCGAAAGCGGGCTTGGTGGTGCCGGGCGGTGAAATCCTGACGGGCTACGGCTACGACATCCCCGAATGGGTCTACCCGCAACCGGGGGCCAACTACGTGCGCGAAGTGGTGCTGGACTTGGACGCCCTGCGCCCCCGCATGAGCGCCCCGAACGAGGTAGACAACGTGCATGACGTGGCCGCCCTGAGCGCCGAACTGCGCGGCATGCACGTGGATCAGGTGTTTATCGGCACCTGCACCAATGGCCGCATAGAAGACCTGCGCGAGGCCGCCGCCGTGCTGAAAGGCCGCAAAGTCGCCCCCGGCACGCGCCTGCTGATTATTCCGGCCAGCAGTCAAGTCATGGAACAGGCGATGGAAGACGGCACACTGCTGACCCTGCAACGGGCGGGCGCGGCACTGGGAACCCCCGGCTGTGGCCCCTGCATGGGCCGTCATCAGGGCGTGCTGGCCCCCGGCGAAGTTTGTGTTTCCACCAGCAACCGCAACTTCATCGGGCGCATGGGCGACAAGGACGCCAAGGTGTATCTGGCGAGTCCGGCAGTGGCGGCGGCGACGGCAGTGATGGGAAGAATCGCGTTGCCGGAGGATGTGTTGGCAGTGGCGGGCGCTTGA